CTATTCCCCATTGGGTGCCTTTAAACCAACAATTAGTTTGTTGTTCGGCGAAGAATGGCCAGCAAATCATTGGCACCCCACTTCCAATACTTTCAAGAGTCGAATTCCATCCACTGTGAGTCAAGAAACCTCCGATTGCAGAGTGGCTAAGTACTTGTTCTTGCGGGCACCAACTTGCTAACATCCCTCTTTCTTTAGTTTGTTCCACGAATTCGGATGGAAGAATTGCTTGTTCCCCGGTTACAATATCAGGCCTTATAATCCACAAAAATTCCATTTGGCTATTAGCAAGCCCCCAAGCGAATTCAATTAGTTGGTTCGGAGTCATTACAGTTATGCTTCCGAAATTAACATAAACAACAGAATTTGGTTTCTTGGAATCTAGCCATTCTAGACACTGTAGATCCTCCTTCCAAAGATTGGATCCCAAGCACTCCAAATTCTTGTCCTCAATGTGTTTTACAAGAAAATGCAAGGGCCCAATGGCATATATAGGAGGAAGAAGGGTCCGAAGTGATTCAAGAACTTCCTTCTCTAATGGCTCAAATGTATTGATTACAATAGCAGAAGCAAATTTGCTTCTCTCTGTTTCTTCGACAAGGAACTTGAACATATATTCATCTGGATTTGTACTTCTTAAGAAACTTGGTAAATCCCTTAAACGTATACCTTTCATACCTGGTATCCAATCCAAAGCCGTCTCCAAATATCCATTTGTCAAATTACTTGCATCTGCAGTTCCCCAAAAAGATAAAAGAACAAAAGTTAAACACAAATGTATTTGCATATGAAACTGATTTGGCTATTAGAAGAAGGAAGAAAGCATGACTATACCTTTAAGTGGAAAATATCCTTTGTCAGAAAGGTCACGATAATGCATGTAACCTAACAAACCACAAGCACTAGGTGTCCAAAAGAGAACTTCAGGGATTCCCAAATCTTGAGCAGCATCCAGAGTGAAGCTCATACAACCATCAGAGACAATGCACGAGACGCGTGGCACGTTAGATGAAGAAATAGTATTGAGTTTGGCGAGCAACTCTTTGAAAGGACGTAAACAAGTAGTGGTTGTGGATTCACATAGAGATGGAATATCTTGAGTTGCATCAGCATCACATGGCGGGAGGCCATCAGGAATTGTCTCGAAACGAAAGGATGGAAAGCCGTTGAGCGAATCAGGGCCTCGAGACTTAAGAAGACGTCTATGGTTATATTCAGTGTTGACAAAAGTGATATGAAAGCCTTTGTGATGAAGAATTTTGGCTAACTTTAACATAGGGTTAATGTGACCTTGGCAAGGATATGGAATGCAAACTGCATGAGGCTTGGCTTGTCCATGAGTTTTAATGGAACCCATTTAGTTACTAGTTTGAACTCAAAGAGTAAAGATGAAAGAATGGTCTGATTTTGCTAGATGAAGAAGATTCAGGTATTTATGGATAATATTAGAAGAAAGGAAAAAGGTATGATGTTAACTACAGGGGTAAGAGTTTTTAAGTCTAAAATAATTTGGAAATGGGAGATCAGTCAAAGTTGAAATAATCGATCAGTTCAAATACGATAAAAAGGCAAACTAATACATATAcctaggggtggcatgtgggcgaTTAGGATCGGGACCGGccaggaccgcaagcccacatgggcggtgggcttaaacggtcctaaccggataggaccgggacaGTGGAGTGGTGGGCCGGATAGTGGGCCGGTCTCATAGGTGAGGCCCGCGAGACCGAGACCATTTAAGATCGGGACCGGCtcagaagtgggccggttcaagcggtcctaaacgggcccaacggataatttttttaaaaattttttttgaccgtttggccatttaaaaactagccgtttggtctgccaaaatagtcgttggctatttgtaaaatagtcatttaacccccccccccccccccccaaattttgttttaaccccaaatttTTTATAACTACACTTtgttcctattttcaactataaataccccctcattctttcatttttctcacaaaatcatcaatctccctcaatctctctctaatattcttctataattgcttacttaattgttacaatttgtgcaaaattgtgaagttggtgaattgaaatcttcaagtcttcaacggtAATTATTTTTctacaagttgttcgtcaattcggtaaactcgttccaactcttaagttttaatattatagttttgtttgttttatttagtttgcttgattaattaagatggcttattccctaaaaaaaatatttagtaaaaataagggaaaatccaagagtggtgaatctagtggccaatctgttcctcctccactttccCCGGTTCCCCGGccgaaacctgttacccgtcctacacctgctattcttgatagcgataatagtttattacaatttaccgagagtcaattttgccataatattgcccccggtgaacaattaaaccatgaatatatgaatgctctttatggtaatccaactattgatgaaaatgatgacgaagaaatagattttgatgaaacgcaaccggataacgatacacccactagtcctgctcctgaagttaacccaactaataataatccaaatgatcccccgtctgaccctcctattactgcccctactttttctagacaaccttctaaacgggaaagagttagtttttaatgattacatagtatatatatatatatatatatatatatatatatatatatatatatatatattgtctttttatatatcttaagctaatatatatatacatcttactatatacatagtatataagacatattcgatagtatacatcttacgatatattatatatacatcttaatatagtaagatgtatatatagaatatatatatatatatatatatatatatatatatatatatatatatatatatatatagagagagagagagagagagagagatatcttaagccatattcgatagtattatatatatatatatatatatatatatatatatatatatatatatatatatatatatatcttaagatgtatatatagtaaatcgaatatagcttatatatcttaagatgtatatatagtatactatagtatatatattataacgcattgctttgaatatctctttacaatatttttgtctttaaatttgaattaaaaaatttaggtaataattctataatataatttactaggaattgccttagatatttttattaccatttttttctctaacttgtataaaaataatttaaaaaatagaaagttttcGTTGGGCCCACTTGGGCCCGCTTAGGACCGTTTGGGCTCGCTTAGGCCCGGGATCGGCCCACTTAACACGGGACcgctagttcgtggtcccggtcccggaccAATTCCAACGAGAAACCCGCGAAACCCAggaccgcttaggaccggcccgcctaggaccggcccacttaggaccggaccacttaggaccgggcccggctcACATGCCACCCCTACAAATACCATACACTCGAAagcaagtaataataattaaTATGAATGCTGCCCTCGAGGATGTGTAGAAGAAGGTATTTTTCGATTTCTAGATACTCTATTAATCTTGATAGTTGATACGAAGATGGCTTATTTAATACTCACTCCGGTCCACAATAAATGACCAGTTTGCTTTAGTCACGCTCATTAAGAAAATACTGAATTCTATACAAAAATATCTAGTATGATTAAACTACCCTTAATTAAACATTGGTTACATAGTTATAGTGGATTTAATGTGAGGAGTAAGAAAACTTTTTAGGAATGTGCATATAAAGGTAAAAGAGTACAAagaaattgaattttttcttaattatataaattgacacttattttggataaaaataaaaaaataaatcggtcacttattgtggactgGAGATAGTAATACTTGAGCTAAAGTAGTTGGTTTTCTTTGGCAGCCAGCCGGCttgaacttgttgagtttatttgATTGGATTTATTTTTAATTGGTGATTAGAAAAATAATATGCAGATCTTGGAACAAGCGAAGTAGGTTTAGTTTATGATTCAACAATTATTTTATGCCATTATGATAACTTTGCATATTATAGTTTTCACACTCCAAGAAGCAAGTAATGTGAGGATCCGATCTACACGATTATTGTAGAAGGAATATGTACTTTCATTCGATTTTAGTGAGAAATCTCACTCCTTTGCTTTTGCTTTGTGACTTTGGTCTTGGCGTCTTACGAGACAATGCTGCCAAAAGATCCGTGATTTGGTAAaagtataataataaaaatgaaggCATATTCCAAAGTTATAAAATATGCATATACTATTAGGACTCTCAAGTTCACAGATCTGTTCATATATAATTGCATATATCTTGAGTCTTGACGTTGTTAACGAagttaatttgaaaaataaatgtTAAGGATCCGTTTGATTTAGTGATTCACATACGTAGTTGTAAAGGCCAACACTTTTTTAAAAGTTCCACTTTTATCTAACTCCTAAGGTAATAGATAGACACCGACGGTAATAATTAGCAACACTAATTTATTGAAAACTTCAACTGAATGTCAAATCATTAATGCAAACTGGTCCTATAAAATATGCTACAGAAAGGAAATAAGAAAGttatgaaaagaaaagaaaaagtcaAGAAAGATCAGAGGGAAAGAAAGAAATTCTACtagctctttttcttttcttttcttttttcctgaaATGCTACTAGCTGATATACAATCTCTGGTTTTGGGATATACAGTCTCTAGGAGATATGTATCTTTTTTATCTTCTTTAAGTAGTGGCTTGTTTGTATAAAGCTTGGTTCAGTTTAACTCGAGCTGGATTGGAATTCTTtcaaactcaaaaacatcaacaaTTATAATTACATCTCAATCTCAAACAAATTGGTGAATATATAAAATTAAATCTAATGTTCAACCATGTTTATTTGGGTTAATTTCATGAATGGTTACTTAATTATTACTTTATTGCACCAAAGCAGTTAAACTATTTTTTGTAACAAaaaagtcactcaactttacTAAACTATCATGAAAATCATTAAACTAGTATTTTTATCGAGTAAATTTCATTGGTAgtcattcagttttatatttatttccaAAAACTTACTTTTATTTTGCTACACAAAAGTCATTCAACTATGTattacccaaaagtcactttttttcttttgttacacaaaaattatttttactttgCTATAATTATAACTATAGACACTTGGGccagattttataaaaattttgactGAAAAGTCTATTATACCCTTGGCATTATAAATCCTTCCATTTATAAAGTATATACTATatactttatattattttattatttttataatatatcctACATTTAATTTTTCCCACGACTCCCGTCTATCATGATTAATACAATAACGCCATTAATTGATAACCAATTTAATAAAACCATCAACTGAATCAAGAAAAGAGTCCTTGCAAATACAAATCATCAATTGAATCAAGTGAAGAATCCAATCCAAACACAAGCCctaaaaaagaattttttttcgtTTAATTCTAGAAAACAAATAAGGAAGTTGAGGGAAAAAAAATACACAAATCAAACTCTATAGGGGAAGGAGATTCGTatcatcttcatcttctttaAGCAATGATTTGTTTCTCCTTTTAATCTAAATAAATGGATGTTGGTACAAGTTGGTATGCTGAAGATGTAAAAATACTTTGAACACATTGCAATCAAAATTTTCTGAATAATATATATGACATATATCTTATAATCAATACTTATTATTTGACTGCTTAATATAATAAAAGAACTAGCTCAATCCATCCACACTACATTGTCAAATATGTTGGGCAGCTGCTTTGTCTGCTTGGCGTGCCTTTTTATCTTGGCTATAGGTAAATtttgttattatttatttattttcatttcagaTTTGCAAATACCACAAActtaatgaagaaaataaaaagagcAAGTCCTAGGCAaggaaaaactaaaaatattggcCAAATCCTACCGAATCCTACACATTTCCCTATCATGATTCACAtgcaaatttaaaaaaaaaaaaaattgaaatccaCAACGATATAGTACAGCATTAATTAACCAGATCCATAGCTTAATCATTTGCTTATTAAAGCACTGTTAGACCCAATATTTTTGTTTTATATAAATAGTGATTGGTCTCATCCGCCATGATTCATGTAAGTTCGAGGGGTAACCGGGTATGTGTAAATTTTAGAACATTAATTAAACTGTTTGGACATCAGATGAGTTATTAAGTTTAAGTCTAATATTCACATTGAATATTATTGAACGAagaaaaaaattcaagtataCTGACGAACTAATGGTTTTAAAAGCTAAGCTATAGTTTAGAAACTTACTAACAGGAACTAAAATATTTACTGTACTACTCTAAGGTCTTTGTTAAAGGTAGTTTTTATAGTGAACGCATAATTAATAACATTCAATTTTTAGTCAAATCAGGTCAATAATCAAATCCTCCCCCATACTAATTAATACGACACTTAaccttatttatttaaaaaatttgTTTCCTTTTTTCTCCCACTTGTCTCGGTCCTTCTTAATTCTTATAGTTCAACATAGACAACAGCGGCCTGTCGATATATGCAAAAATTGTATTCAAATTGGTTAGTTAATCTGTTCTTGTCTTGAACATATCATGATTCATTAGACTATTCTTGAtctcttttttttcccttttgttttttctttctttttaacaaAGTAGTAACAGGTCAACCTGCTTATAAGGAGAACTGCAGAGGTAAATGAGCACGCTTTATCAAACTTAACTCAGAAAATCGCCAATTCTATTGCTTTTTTGATCCAGTCAAGCAAGAATGCAATTGTATAACATTGTTCTGTGCTATATAAAATTATATCTAAGGTTATTACTAAGAGGATGCAACTAGTTATGAATGATTTAGAGACACAGTCAAGCGGCATTTGTGCAAAGCAGAGCTATCACTAATAACATCATGTTAGGTCATGAGCTTGTCAAAGGATATGATCGGTATATGACTAAAATGGGTACGCAAAAGGCATACGGTTCTGTAGAATAGGACATTAGATGAGTTATTAAGTCACCCTTCTTGCTCCATTTATGGCCATATCCCATTTTCCTACGTCAGACTAAATCCCAAATCATGTAGTATCTAAATTGTCCGGTGAAGCGCACTAGTAGCTAATTTTAAGTctgttatttaaaatatattcataatttacaatatatttaaagattactCAATTCATCCAAACTTCGGGACTAAGTATCCTGAATCTAAGTATTCTAAATTGAGGACTAAGTATCCTGAATTTTTGAGTTGCTAATTTGAAATTCAAGAGATAAAATTCTAATTTCTGAACACAATATTTGAACTTTAGAATACAATGTCGTGAAGTTAAGTTGAACaaattggctaatctttaaatatattataaagtataaatatattttaaatagtatACTTAAAAGTGGCTATCATGTGTCATTTCCACCTAAATTGTCTTTTTGGTTATCAAAAACCATCTCACACTAAAATGACATTGGACCCGTCCATTTTTAATAGTATTTCGATAACTTCATCATCAGAATTAACAAAGGCCCAACTGCATTAAAAGGGGATATGGAGTGactgaagaagaaaaagagaaaacacCCTCTATAGCCCATCAAAATTTTAATAACCCATATTTTTTTTCATGGATCCGAAATATCCCTCCGGCCCAAACATATAATATCTAATAGCCCATAAATGATCCATAAGATACTAACCCACCCACGCCTTTTAACTCACATTTTTTTTCCATACCACTCGGTTCTCTTGATACACCGGTTTCTTCTCAAACACAACTTCTCCATTTTTACTCTTGCTCTCAATGTAAGTCTAAATTTCAGTAGGTTTTCGGATTTTTGTTCATAGTCAAGTCTATAATGCAGGAAAAGAAGGCgttgaagaaaaatataaagcTGAGGGCATCTCCAAATACTATGAAATTAACTGGTAaattagtgaaatataaccc
This region of Nicotiana tomentosiformis chromosome 4, ASM39032v3, whole genome shotgun sequence genomic DNA includes:
- the LOC104105993 gene encoding 7-deoxyloganetin glucosyltransferase-like, whose translation is MGSIKTHGQAKPHAVCIPYPCQGHINPMLKLAKILHHKGFHITFVNTEYNHRRLLKSRGPDSLNGFPSFRFETIPDGLPPCDADATQDIPSLCESTTTTCLRPFKELLAKLNTISSSNVPRVSCIVSDGCMSFTLDAAQDLGIPEVLFWTPSACGLLGYMHYRDLSDKGYFPLKDASNLTNGYLETALDWIPGMKGIRLRDLPSFLRSTNPDEYMFKFLVEETERSKFASAIVINTFEPLEKEVLESLRTLLPPIYAIGPLHFLVKHIEDKNLECLGSNLWKEDLQCLEWLDSKKPNSVVYVNFGSITVMTPNQLIEFAWGLANSQMEFLWIIRPDIVTGEQAILPSEFVEQTKERGMLASWCPQEQVLSHSAIGGFLTHSGWNSTLESIGSGVPMICWPFFAEQQTNCWFKGTQWGIGMEIDNNVKRDEVKSLVRELMAGEKGKEMKKKSMEWKKLAEEATQKPEGSSFVAIDKLINEILLKH